One genomic region from Acidobacteriota bacterium encodes:
- a CDS encoding caspase family protein: MARGISLHVGLNRVDPLAYGGWEGDLVAAEADARDMEELARRQDFETLLLLSPAATRDAVLENIRNAAEELQPGDFFLLTYAGHGGRLPDIGGDESDLRDETWCLYDGQLVDDELGSLWYQFRRGVRVLAISDSCHSGTVTRGTPSGYGRRGESEDSMFVESAPRYRFMPDAVAARAFRANRELYLGIAESLVEGSPEPKASVRLLAGCQDDQFASDGPFNGLFTGVLKRVWGEGDFEGDYGEFFHQLCRRMPRSQRPNHVLLGEPDRGFDRQRPFEI; the protein is encoded by the coding sequence GGCGGAAGCCGATGCCCGGGACATGGAGGAGCTGGCGCGGCGGCAGGACTTCGAGACACTTCTCTTGCTCTCTCCGGCGGCGACCCGGGATGCGGTGCTGGAGAACATCCGCAACGCCGCGGAGGAGCTGCAGCCGGGAGACTTCTTTCTCCTTACCTATGCGGGGCATGGTGGCCGGCTGCCGGATATCGGCGGTGATGAAAGCGACTTGCGGGACGAGACCTGGTGCCTCTATGACGGTCAGCTGGTGGACGACGAGCTGGGGAGCCTGTGGTACCAATTCCGCCGCGGCGTGCGGGTGCTGGCCATCTCCGACAGCTGCCACAGCGGCACCGTGACCCGGGGTACGCCCTCCGGCTACGGCCGCCGAGGGGAGTCGGAGGATTCCATGTTCGTCGAGTCCGCGCCCCGCTACCGCTTCATGCCCGACGCCGTCGCCGCCCGTGCCTTCCGGGCCAACCGGGAGCTCTACTTGGGGATTGCCGAGAGCCTGGTGGAGGGCTCGCCGGAGCCCAAGGCGTCCGTGCGGCTCCTGGCGGGCTGCCAGGATGATCAATTTGCCAGCGACGGACCGTTCAACGGACTGTTCACCGGAGTGCTCAAGCGGGTGTGGGGGGAGGGAGACTTCGAGGGCGACTATGGAGAGTTCTTTCACCAGCTGTGCCGCCGCATGCCGAGGAGTCAGCGTCCCAACCACGTGCTGCTCGGGGAGCCGGATCGCGGTTTCGACCGCCAGCGGCCGTTCGAGATCTGA
- a CDS encoding cytochrome c3 family protein — translation MRRPLIPLLVLLAAPVVLGAVLATAQDLSSSPGDSVDGISCADCHGEVVESFQGNPHSVLGTDAWADTGTCSGCHGDGTAHIEEGGGLDVGGLIGFGESTTAMAATQACQNCHGDVHPGFQNTAHAFAGLDCSSCHSIHGNNLSEGLLAASKEASVFDREDFGDSTATCAGCHGDIVSRFQFNERHRLQEGILDCASCHNPHEPAQRVQLGGFDQTCVSCHRDKDGPFVFEHGSQRVEGCVACHDPHGSPNRHMLTTQSVGELCYSCHAAVPGFHSRFTLDTVCTNCHSTIHGSNFDPFFLN, via the coding sequence ATGCGCAGACCCCTGATCCCGCTACTAGTCTTGCTCGCTGCACCCGTGGTGCTGGGAGCGGTCCTGGCCACCGCCCAGGATCTTTCTTCGAGTCCCGGCGACTCCGTGGACGGCATCTCCTGCGCCGATTGCCACGGTGAAGTCGTGGAGTCTTTCCAGGGCAATCCCCACTCAGTCTTGGGGACCGACGCCTGGGCCGACACCGGCACCTGTTCAGGCTGCCACGGCGACGGCACCGCCCATATCGAAGAAGGCGGGGGCCTCGACGTCGGCGGCCTGATCGGCTTCGGCGAGAGCACCACGGCGATGGCCGCCACCCAGGCCTGCCAGAACTGCCATGGCGACGTGCACCCGGGCTTCCAGAACACCGCCCACGCCTTCGCCGGCCTCGACTGTAGCTCCTGCCACAGCATTCACGGCAACAACCTGTCGGAAGGCCTGTTGGCCGCCTCCAAGGAAGCTTCGGTCTTCGACCGGGAGGACTTCGGCGACTCTACCGCCACCTGCGCCGGCTGTCATGGAGACATCGTCTCGCGCTTCCAATTCAACGAGCGCCACCGGCTCCAAGAAGGCATCCTCGATTGTGCCTCCTGCCATAATCCCCACGAGCCCGCCCAGCGAGTCCAGCTCGGCGGTTTCGACCAGACCTGCGTCAGCTGCCACCGCGACAAGGACGGCCCCTTCGTCTTCGAGCACGGCAGTCAGCGAGTCGAGGGTTGCGTGGCCTGTCACGATCCCCACGGTTCTCCCAATCGCCACATGCTCACCACTCAGAGCGTCGGCGAGCTGTGCTACAGCTGCCACGCCGCGGTGCCCGGATTCCACTCCCGGTTCACCCTCGACACGGTGTGCACCAACTGCCACTCGACCATCCACGGATCGAATTTCGATCCCTTCTTCCTGAACTAA
- a CDS encoding cytochrome c: MSESRKVTDSADRRRSSADLWTVVAQSLGFAFLAVLGALILSSAAPAAAAGDGEADAPGRMVFMDAKCNLCHGIDSLGIEAKTKSEKLRGKDLSTIGADHDAEWFTAFLKREIELDGAKHKKGFTGSDEELMTLVNWLTELKPAS; the protein is encoded by the coding sequence ATGAGTGAGAGTAGAAAAGTCACTGACAGCGCAGATCGGCGCCGGAGCTCGGCGGACCTTTGGACCGTCGTTGCTCAGTCTCTGGGCTTTGCCTTCCTTGCCGTCCTCGGCGCCCTGATCTTGAGCAGTGCCGCTCCCGCGGCGGCGGCAGGAGATGGTGAAGCCGACGCCCCCGGGCGCATGGTGTTCATGGATGCCAAGTGCAACCTATGCCATGGCATCGACAGCCTGGGCATCGAGGCCAAGACCAAGTCCGAGAAGCTGCGGGGCAAGGATCTCTCCACCATTGGTGCAGATCACGACGCCGAGTGGTTCACCGCCTTCCTGAAGCGCGAGATCGAGCTCGACGGCGCCAAGCACAAGAAGGGTTTCACCGGCAGCGACGAAGAGTTGATGACGCTGGTCAATTGGTTGACCGAGCTGAAACCGGCCTCCTGA
- a CDS encoding NapC/NirT family cytochrome c, translating into MLIQALILFLVLDAAMLAALLLRPRLIGGPGGRLVAFLAFFLLPGAALALGTQMHLEKSKSTEFCLSCHEMEPYGQSLLVDSSDHLPAQHFQNKRIDQDHACFTCHTNYTMYGDVKAKIAGLKHLWVHYVGTVPEQIELYQPYQNRECLHCHGGARSFEENDFHVDMLEDLRAGEVSCLECHDLGHDVADLADMEMWREELPKEGL; encoded by the coding sequence ATGTTGATCCAGGCGTTGATCCTCTTCCTGGTGCTGGACGCGGCGATGCTCGCCGCGCTGCTCCTGCGCCCGCGCCTCATCGGCGGCCCCGGTGGCCGGTTGGTGGCGTTTCTGGCCTTCTTTCTCCTCCCTGGGGCGGCCTTGGCCCTGGGCACTCAGATGCATCTGGAAAAGTCCAAGTCCACGGAGTTCTGTCTCTCCTGTCATGAGATGGAGCCCTACGGCCAGAGCCTGCTGGTGGATTCGTCGGATCACCTGCCGGCCCAACATTTTCAGAACAAGCGCATCGATCAGGATCACGCCTGCTTCACGTGCCACACCAACTACACGATGTATGGTGACGTGAAGGCGAAGATCGCCGGGCTCAAGCACCTTTGGGTTCACTACGTGGGCACCGTGCCGGAGCAGATCGAGCTCTATCAGCCGTATCAGAACCGCGAGTGTCTGCACTGCCACGGCGGAGCCCGCTCCTTCGAGGAGAACGACTTCCACGTCGACATGCTGGAGGACCTGCGAGCGGGGGAGGTCTCCTGCCTCGAGTGCCACGACTTGGGTCACGACGTCGCGGACCTGGCGGATATGGAGATGTGGCGCGAAGAGCTGCCGAAGGAGGGACTGTGA
- a CDS encoding DUF190 domain-containing protein, translated as MKLEETGVLLRIFIGESDRWQGQPLYQVLVRRAREEGLAGATVLRGLEGFGANSRLHSANILRLSQDLPLVVEIVDEEEKVRAFLPQIDELVGEGLVTLERVEVILYRRAEEQA; from the coding sequence ATGAAACTCGAAGAAACGGGCGTCCTGCTGCGGATTTTCATTGGCGAATCGGACCGCTGGCAGGGCCAACCCCTCTACCAGGTATTGGTCCGCCGCGCCCGCGAGGAGGGATTGGCGGGGGCTACGGTGCTCCGCGGGCTGGAAGGCTTCGGCGCCAACAGCCGGTTGCACAGCGCCAATATCCTGCGCCTCTCCCAAGATTTGCCGCTGGTAGTGGAGATCGTCGATGAGGAAGAGAAGGTCCGCGCCTTCCTACCCCAGATCGACGAGCTGGTCGGAGAGGGCTTGGTCACCCTCGAACGAGTGGAAGTGATCCTCTACCGCCGTGCCGAGGAACAGGCCTGA
- the crcB gene encoding fluoride efflux transporter CrcB has translation MSTRLLAVAFGGALGAVLRYLVSGWVERSSLFAGGRNLGGLFPWGTLVVNLSGCLLLGLLAGLFQRRFLLAPDLRALLLVGVLGSYTTFSTFSLETLRLMEDGSWSLALLNGLGSPLLGLAGAWIGTALARLA, from the coding sequence ATGAGCACCAGACTCCTCGCCGTCGCCTTCGGCGGTGCGTTGGGGGCTGTGCTGCGCTACCTCGTCTCTGGCTGGGTCGAACGCTCGTCCCTCTTCGCCGGAGGACGCAACCTCGGCGGCCTCTTTCCCTGGGGTACCCTGGTGGTGAACCTCAGCGGCTGCCTCCTCCTGGGCCTGCTGGCGGGGTTGTTTCAGCGCAGATTCCTTCTCGCCCCGGACCTCCGGGCCCTACTCCTGGTGGGCGTGCTGGGCAGCTACACCACCTTCTCCACTTTCTCTCTGGAAACCCTGCGCTTGATGGAGGACGGTTCCTGGAGCCTCGCCTTGCTCAACGGCCTGGGCAGCCCACTGCTGGGGCTGGCAGGAGCCTGGATTGGAACGGCGCTGGCCCGTCTGGCCTGA